Proteins encoded by one window of Synechococcus sp. MVIR-18-1:
- the pdeM gene encoding ligase-associated DNA damage response endonuclease PdeM, translating into MIPSTSADLQGTGYGLTWTWGQERLEFLPEKALWRPKGRELLIADLHLGKAEVFQAHGIPLPSDGDRGTLNPLLELCARVQPETLIILGDLVHGPLGLTETLRETLEALPELAGCPVTLVGGNHDRHCRTLGLPQQPSYRLGQLWLSHEPEHAADSSFDLSCQQAHLLNVCGHIHPVASLSSGSDRLRLPCFAYDAMEERLLIPAFGELTGGHECSQLYRKWLVAEGTIVPWQNPESRVRKKRLVR; encoded by the coding sequence TTGATCCCTTCAACGAGCGCTGATCTTCAGGGCACTGGTTATGGCCTGACCTGGACTTGGGGGCAGGAGCGACTCGAATTTCTCCCGGAGAAGGCTCTCTGGCGTCCTAAAGGCCGTGAACTCCTGATTGCCGATCTGCATTTGGGCAAAGCCGAGGTGTTTCAAGCCCATGGAATCCCTCTGCCCAGTGATGGGGATCGCGGCACGTTGAATCCATTGTTGGAGCTTTGCGCGCGCGTTCAGCCCGAGACTCTCATCATTCTTGGTGATCTGGTGCATGGTCCCCTTGGTTTGACCGAGACCCTTCGCGAGACCCTGGAGGCACTTCCTGAGCTCGCGGGTTGTCCCGTCACCCTGGTGGGTGGCAATCATGATCGTCACTGCCGCACGTTGGGTCTGCCCCAGCAGCCGAGTTATCGACTCGGACAACTTTGGCTCAGTCATGAACCTGAGCATGCAGCGGATTCTTCATTCGATCTTTCCTGCCAACAAGCCCATTTGCTTAACGTTTGCGGCCATATTCACCCGGTTGCGAGCCTCAGCTCTGGTAGTGATCGCCTTCGTCTTCCCTGTTTTGCCTACGACGCTATGGAGGAAAGATTGTTGATTCCAGCCTTTGGTGAGTTGACGGGAGGGCATGAATGCAGTCAGCTTTACCGCAAATGGTTGGTGGCTGAGGGCACCATCGTTCCTTGGCAGAACCCCGAATCCCGCGTTCGAAAAAAAAGGCTGGTCCGGTGA
- a CDS encoding transporter substrate-binding domain-containing protein encodes MIRTLVLTGIVLISLPIQTLAKEVANELQIGVSGSPPFVIEEDGVLSGISVEIWKDVAERLEQPYKFVVQPNTNANVEAVADGSVDLAIGPISITPTRLANPKIDFTQPYYHGYEGLLIPQKPPGLITRLRPFIGWAALSSVGILITLLFIFGNLIWLAERRKNTEQFPRHYFHGVGNGMWFGLVTLTTVGYGDRAPLSRSGRIIAGIWMVISLVAVSSITAGLASAFTLSLAEIAPSAIREKADLRGKEIAVVEGTTSLRWGKLYEINAFLTKDLNGAIKILNQGKVEGIIFDEAPLRHYLKQNKKSKLKLANFPLAIQTYGFVLPMGSPLRNQLNIELLDMERNGVTERIKTRLLD; translated from the coding sequence ATGATACGTACGCTTGTACTCACTGGAATCGTTCTGATTTCACTGCCGATTCAGACACTCGCAAAAGAAGTCGCAAACGAGTTGCAGATTGGGGTCAGTGGGTCACCACCATTTGTGATCGAAGAGGATGGTGTGCTGAGTGGGATCAGTGTCGAGATTTGGAAGGACGTCGCAGAGCGTCTCGAGCAGCCTTACAAATTTGTTGTTCAGCCGAACACCAATGCAAATGTAGAAGCTGTCGCTGATGGCAGCGTTGATCTAGCCATCGGTCCAATCAGCATTACGCCAACCCGCCTAGCCAATCCGAAAATAGATTTTACGCAACCTTATTATCACGGATACGAAGGTTTACTGATCCCTCAGAAACCACCTGGACTGATAACGCGGCTTCGCCCATTCATTGGTTGGGCTGCTTTATCATCAGTGGGCATACTGATCACACTTCTGTTTATTTTTGGCAATCTCATTTGGTTGGCTGAGCGACGCAAAAACACCGAACAATTTCCTCGCCACTATTTTCATGGCGTAGGAAATGGAATGTGGTTTGGGCTCGTTACACTCACAACCGTTGGTTACGGTGATCGAGCACCACTATCACGAAGTGGCCGCATCATCGCTGGCATTTGGATGGTGATCTCACTCGTAGCAGTCTCGTCAATCACCGCAGGGCTTGCATCGGCTTTTACATTATCCCTCGCTGAAATAGCACCTTCAGCTATTCGCGAAAAAGCCGATTTAAGAGGTAAAGAAATAGCCGTTGTAGAAGGAACAACGAGCCTAAGATGGGGAAAACTATATGAAATCAACGCCTTCCTCACCAAAGACTTAAACGGAGCAATCAAAATCCTTAATCAAGGAAAAGTAGAAGGCATTATTTTTGACGAAGCTCCGCTTCGACACTATCTCAAGCAAAACAAAAAGAGCAAGCTAAAACTTGCAAACTTTCCATTAGCGATACAAACCTATGGATTCGTACTACCGATGGGAAGTCCATTAAGAAACCAATTAAATATTGAGCTTCTAGATATGGAACGGAACGGAGTCACAGAAAGAATTAAAACAAGATTATTGGATTAA
- a CDS encoding CopG family transcriptional regulator, whose product MSFLESLLHELQDQLVPVDASISAGQVAEAATSERLNVTLPAGIMSRLKQQALQEGRSCSSLATFLIEDGLRRHTVIQ is encoded by the coding sequence GTGTCATTTCTTGAAAGTCTTTTGCATGAGTTGCAGGACCAGCTCGTTCCTGTAGATGCTTCGATTAGTGCTGGCCAAGTGGCCGAGGCTGCCACGTCGGAGCGTCTTAATGTGACACTTCCCGCTGGCATTATGAGTCGGCTTAAGCAGCAAGCACTTCAGGAAGGTAGGAGTTGTAGCAGCTTGGCAACATTTCTAATTGAAGATGGGTTGCGACGCCACACTGTGATTCAATAA
- a CDS encoding PCC domain-containing protein — MDTLTLHLEPGQDLLLSLSEVAQEKQISGFLLGVVGNLSKASFQCPGRDQPTVLEGELEIITLNGTFDADGVHLHLSLSDGACQVWGGHLEKGSLILKGADLLLGILKQGQAARSRTKTRLEIAVLPGCPWCASALRLLEAYNIPHLVITVDNDVTFQQCQQRSGMNTFPQVFIDGTTIGGFDSLEKLQRSGELLTLK; from the coding sequence ATGGATACGCTGACGCTTCATCTTGAGCCAGGACAAGACCTACTGCTATCGCTTTCAGAGGTAGCCCAAGAGAAGCAGATCAGCGGATTCCTATTAGGAGTCGTGGGAAATTTGTCAAAAGCATCATTTCAATGTCCAGGACGCGATCAACCAACAGTTTTAGAGGGTGAGCTAGAAATCATCACCTTAAATGGAACCTTTGATGCAGACGGAGTTCATCTCCACTTAAGTCTTTCAGATGGCGCATGTCAGGTTTGGGGAGGCCATCTAGAAAAAGGCTCACTGATACTGAAAGGGGCGGATCTTCTTCTGGGAATTCTCAAACAAGGTCAAGCAGCGCGAAGCAGAACCAAAACACGCTTAGAGATTGCGGTCCTTCCTGGATGTCCATGGTGCGCTAGTGCACTCAGGCTCTTAGAGGCTTATAACATTCCTCACCTGGTCATCACTGTTGACAATGACGTCACCTTCCAACAGTGTCAGCAACGTAGTGGGATGAATACCTTTCCACAAGTCTTTATTGATGGAACAACTATTGGCGGCTTCGATAGCCTTGAAAAACTACAACGTTCCGGCGAATTGCTCACACTCAAATGA